From Tachysurus fulvidraco isolate hzauxx_2018 chromosome 10, HZAU_PFXX_2.0, whole genome shotgun sequence, one genomic window encodes:
- the LOC113660125 gene encoding protocadherin gamma-C3-like encodes MIAKRIGVIGFLSVLSSYVLEIASGQIVYSILEEVKVGTTVGNITKDINLSLKELKSREFRLVSGAKKQYMRVETDTGVLRVNERIDREELCESAVSCSFNLEALANSPLQLYQVRINIVDVNDNFPVFPVSSTYLNITEITGTGARFPVQSAHDADIGVNSVKMYKIDSNEYFILDLQTQSDKTISTELVLVKALDREKIPNLDLLITAVDGGSPALTGTLTIKVNILDVNDNAPVFTKSLYKVSVAEDTTVGTTIISVQAKDLDEGLNGEIMYSFMSHTSQNIMNRFEIDSESGNVKIKSEIDYEENNAFEIRSSHR; translated from the coding sequence ATGATTGCGAAAAGAATTGGAGTGATAGGATTTTTATCCGTTTTATCGAGCTATGTCTTGGAAATTGCATCGGGGCAGAtcgtgtacagtatattagagGAGGTGAAAGTTGGCACTACAGTGGGAAATATAACCAAAGATATTAACCTCTCTTTAAAAGAACTAAAATCTCGTGAATTCCGCCTCGTTTCCGGTGCTAAAAAGCAATACATGAGAGTGGAAACAGACACAGGCGTGCTGCGGGTAAACGAACGGATTGACAGAGAGGAGCTTTGTGAGTCCGCTGTCTCTTGCTCATTTAATTTAGAAGCTTTGGCTAATAGTCCCCTACAGCTTTACCAGGTAAGAATAAATATTGTCGACGTTAACGAtaattttcctgtttttcctgTTAGTTCAACTTATCTAAATATCACTGAAATTACTGGTACTGGGGCGCGCTTCCCTGTGCAGAGCGCGCATGACGCAGACATTGGTGTCAACTCTGTGAAAATGTATAAGATCGATTCTAAcgaatattttatattagattTGCAGACACAGAGCGACAAAACTATCTCCACTGAACTGGTGCTTGTTAAAGCACTGGACAGAGAAAAAATTCCTAATCTTGACCTTTTAATTACTGCCGTTGATGGCGGATCTCCTGCTTTGACAGGGACTTTAACTATTAAAGTAAATATTCTTGATGTTAATGACAATGCACCTGTATTTACTAAATCTTTATACAAAGTCTCTGTAGCCGAAGATACTACTGTTGGGACCACAATTATCAGTGTACAGGCCAAAGATTTGGACGAAGGCTTAAACGGCGAAATAATGTATTCTTTTATGAGTCACACGTCCCAAAATATTATGAACAGGTTTGAGATAGACAGTGAAAGCggcaatgtaaaaataaaaagcgaAATTGATTATGAAGAAAATAATGCCTTTGAGATTCGTTCAAGCCATAGATAA